The following is a genomic window from Antechinus flavipes isolate AdamAnt ecotype Samford, QLD, Australia chromosome 3, AdamAnt_v2, whole genome shotgun sequence.
gatctttcctcccttttattGCAacaattaaaagctatttttaattagattttttcttgttcttccaaCTTTAAGTAGCCTGTGTAGAGGAATTAGTAACAATGCCTCCAGACATCAAATCTTCCTAAAGGTTGTTGCTTATTTTCTGAGACTTAATTAGATATCCTCAAAGCAATGACTTGGCAGTTCTTAATTCTGTTTGTTTCGAATACACTTTCATCTTTGGCAATACTGATTTTAGTTAATTATGTCATTGAACAATCACTGAAATGCATGATTTTACTATGCCAAAAGTCAttacaatatttttaattatCCTTGAAATTCTGTAACTATTGAATACTCAATtggaataaaatacaatttttaaaaaaaaacacagcattataaacacacaaaaagagagaaatgaaatatatgtattaGACAAAATTTCAAATCCCGGACTAGAAACTGAACTAAGATGGGAAAAGCTATTCAGATTAGGCCCAAGATAGTCAAGATGAGACATTCTTAATCATCCTAATATCAACAGAATCATATAAGCAGGACCATTTGGCTATTGAAAAATACAGCGCTatcaaataaatgcttttttgattgATTAGTTTATCAATGTTAGTTTGGTCTTTAGTAGAGTACTATTGTAGTAGATAAAGCAATAGTTGGTATTATCAGTATTAACATGATAAAATAAAGACCTCCAGTATTTTGATAAATTCTATAAAAGGACATAACAAATTCAGCCAGTTATGGAGCAAAAAGCTGCTATTTGTATCGAAGTattaacaagaaaaattaaatcattatcaAACAATCATTAGTTGAAGATcatgatatatataaataagaaattatcaacatttagcaaaaataatattttattttgcaactaaatataaaatgaaagtcaATGTTATAATTAAGTTGATTcagtatttaaaattataaaatgtcatAGTAGGAAAATACCTTGCAGAGATATGATCCCAACCACCTCCCCAATAAGCAATAATACTCCCTTTTtcataataagtatttttatgATAATCCCTTGAAATTATACCTTGAAGAAGCACTACTTGCCATAAAGTCCATTTAGGTTTTGGACAATTGAAATTTTTAGAACATTATTGCTTATGTTGAGGCAAAATTTGCCTTTGATTTGCACAGGACAAATCTAATCCTTCCAAATGATGACTTTCCAAGTATTTGAAGATAAATGTAATGCTCTTTCTGTAATGCCcaataatttaaataatgttCGAAATCAAACTAAAACTAACAGGAAAAACTTAGAGAAATGGGAAAGGTTCTACAAGAACTCCCTATTATCTTCTGTCTATTAGAAGATATTTATTTCTGCATAGTCTGCTTATGGATATGTCTCCTCTGAGACAATGCTTCATTTGCTGAAGTACATTCAGagatgtttgcctcagttttatatTCCCCCAAATCAGGATAAATGTATGGCCTAAGGGATAGATGGGTGCAATTATCTGAATAAATATCATTACTAGTTCACTTTCTGGAAAAAAGTCATTCGATGTTGCTATAAAAAAAGTCAAACAGTAAATGACAAATAGGATGAGAAAAGAGATCACAGTTTTCAAGGCTCTCAAATGGATCTCTGTGCTGGGATCTCTAGCATCCCAGGAActgaattttctcttctgaaCATGTTTCCACAGGGAGAGGATTAACAGGAAAAATGAGATCAGGGACacagtaaaaggaaagagagaaccCAGATTTAGTAACATTTTAGAGTAAATGGAgctacttgtagtatttttcttGTCCTTTCTGAGTATGAAACTCTTGaaaatttcattataattatttattattagaaaaCTAAAAAACACAGATATAAGTAAGGATGCCAGTAGAATTATAAGAATCACTCTGTTAATTCTCCATTTCAACCAGAGAAAGAGGGGATGAGAGAAATTTGCTATCTTCAAACAGTAGAATATGCTAAGGCAGGTAGCAAGCCAGACATTTAAGTGGTTGGTAATTGTCCAGAGGCCATCTATAATTCTCATAATATCTTCATAGTCAAATACCTCAGGATAGAGAGTCATTGTAAagccatttaaaaatatcataaatagCAGGCCAATTCTGGAGGTGGCTACACTGGTGAGAATGATATCAACTAagtagattttcctttttttgacccAGTCAACAAAGTTAACCAGTCCAATGAATCCattccccaaaattcccattatGAACTCTCCAACTATCACAATCATAAAGATGATCTCCATTGCATCCAACATATCTGCAGAGAAAAGATTCCAGCGTCTAATATCCCAGTTTTGTGGATTAATTTTCAACCAATCTATTAAAGAGAAATACCTGTGACATTGAAGTTTTGCAGtaatgtctttttctctgtctttactGTGTCCCCTGTCTCCAGAGAGAAAGCTTTTGACCTATACTTTTGTATAGGATTAGAGTTGTTTTCACAAAACTTCCTTATTCTTTGCAAGTACATTGATCTATGTATGAGTTTCTGGGAGGAAACTATATGTGCCCTTTTATAATCCACTGCAGTTTGTGATTTTGCATGCATGGAGAGAACTGAAAGGCTGGGCTTCTATTTGCTTACATGCAAATAGGAAAAGATTCCCTTTCAACAATTTGCACATTCATTTTGATGCTACTTTCCATCCAATTCAGATTCATCATCAGTTTGATCTATGAATCAGGTGACCACATCTAGTTTACTCAGCTTTAGAACTCTGCCTTTGGTCTATTCCTCACCTATAGGTGAATACAAACTCATCTATAACCTATTCTGTCTAATATGGTCTGAAACTATCTGCCATCTGCTATGAAGCAAAACCACTACTCCCTTGAACTCTTTGCTTTGAGAACATTAATCACATTTATCAACCACTGATACTAGAAAGGGAGTGATATTTGATTGCTCCATGACTATACTCATGATCTCTGTAATCTCCCCAAATCAAAAACTGTCTTTCTTGGCACCCTCTCCTTTATATTTtccctagtagaatataagcttcttgaggacaggatctattttttttatacACAGTGCTAGCACAGTCTggcacaaaataaaaactttataatttttttcattcattcatccatcttaCTATTAAGAGGGAATATCTCCTTAATTTAGActtcattttagtcaatcttCATGACACACCTCCAtagaaaaatgactttaaaaaaacagtatctgacctcaaagagtttacattctaaaattGTCCTTAATTGGAAGTTCCAGAAGGAACCCTCTAATCACAAGGTAGGTCTGTAGAGACAAAGAGTACTTCCTTGGATTCTAGGGCAGAAGTATCTTTTGAGAATGAAGAGGTTTCTGGGGCATCATAGAAGAGCTTGATGAGAAATAAGGGGAATAAAAAGTCTTTTCTCATTCCTCTATTTTTCAGTACTTTTATTCCTCCCCATTaccttatatatattataattcttttcttcatgTCAATGCTCAGTGCAAAATTATTTCAGTATATTCAGATGAATttgatgtatatatacataatcattCTCTCATCCTCAGTCCCATAGCATTTTGTCTACTTGGTGTATCTATCCTCCCAGAACACTTCTAAAAGAACCTTAGATTCTCCTCTTCTCAGATCACTGTGTCAAACTTATTGGTCTGTTTTTTAATCTCAAGATCTCTTAGTCTATCAGAAAATTTTCTGATGGTATGATAGATTTTGGGTTCTATACTATTGTCACATAACAATCACTTAACTAATGCAATCATTTAACTAACTAAATTCCCTTTCTTTTGATGaatgactggagaaggaaatgaaaaaagaaaatatgacagTGTTCCCATAAACTTGAAAAATCTGAGTATTTGAACCTGACATGCAATCCAACGCATATATTcacaaaacatactatttttctttacaagaaaTTTTACTTTAAGTAGCAGAATAGACAAAAGAGATGATAGacagaccagggcttcttaaaagtTTTCCAcccatgacccctttttgcctgagaaaattttacatcaccccaaattttttaaaaagtatacaaatcaaacatttagtgataacaaatcataatttcatgaaccccattattcagttatgagatcttATATCAGGCTGttaaccatagtttaagaagctggtaAAGAAATTACTGGCTTTCTCTTCTAATTGAAGATTTGGGTAGAACGACACAGAGAGGAATATTCTGATTTGAGACAGTCATTTGTTTTCctacaaaatcaaaacaatattttttaagaagATATATAaggagagccaagatggtggagtaagtgGGAAATCACCTTAACTCAATCATATTTACCtctaaacaagcaaaaaaatagTACCTCAGAGCAAATCCTGGAACAGTAAAACTAGCAAAAAGACCAGATGAAACAATCTTTCAGTCCAAGGAACTtggaagtttaaaagaaaatgtctgTCTCACTT
Proteins encoded in this region:
- the LOC127557080 gene encoding taste receptor type 2 member 7-like — protein: MLDAMEIIFMIVIVGEFIMGILGNGFIGLVNFVDWVKKRKIYLVDIILTSVATSRIGLLFMIFLNGFTMTLYPEVFDYEDIMRIIDGLWTITNHLNVWLATCLSIFYCLKIANFSHPLFLWLKWRINRVILIILLASLLISVFFSFLIINNYNEIFKSFILRKDKKNTTSSSIYSKMLLNLGSLFPFTVSLISFFLLILSLWKHVQKRKFSSWDARDPSTEIHLRALKTVISFLILFVIYCLTFFIATSNDFFPESELVMIFIQIIAPIYPLGHTFILIWGNIKLRQTSLNVLQQMKHCLRGDISISRLCRNKYLLIDRR